The Fibrobacter sp. UWB4 genome includes a window with the following:
- the argC gene encoding N-acetyl-gamma-glutamyl-phosphate reductase: protein MFKIFVDGEAGTTGLQIFERLAKRNDLEILKINPELRKDVNERQKMINESDVTFLCLPDAASMESAALCTNPNTRIIDASTAHRVNPAWTYGMPELSAEQREAISKSKRIANPGCHASGFILGVHPLVASGILPKSANLAAYSITGYSGGGKKLIAEYEAEDALSHKAGESKAIMAPAPYALALAHKHLPEMKKYCGLENVPFFNPVLGPYYKGMAVTVAIFPNMLSKDFGPQDLTEILAKHYEGSKFVKVLPYEAAPVLFNGRLDPTVCNDTNNARIQVFGNENIMQVTTIIDNLGKGASGAAIQNMNIALGLDETIGLV from the coding sequence ATGTTCAAGATATTCGTAGATGGCGAAGCAGGAACCACTGGCCTGCAAATTTTCGAGAGACTTGCCAAGCGTAACGACCTGGAAATTCTCAAGATCAATCCAGAACTCCGCAAGGACGTGAACGAACGCCAGAAGATGATCAATGAATCTGACGTGACGTTCCTTTGCCTCCCGGACGCAGCGTCCATGGAAAGTGCCGCCCTCTGCACGAATCCGAACACGCGCATCATCGACGCCTCCACGGCTCATCGCGTGAACCCGGCTTGGACATACGGTATGCCGGAACTTTCGGCCGAACAACGCGAAGCGATTTCCAAGAGCAAGCGCATTGCAAACCCCGGTTGCCACGCCTCTGGATTTATCCTCGGCGTCCATCCGCTCGTTGCCTCGGGAATCCTCCCGAAGAGCGCAAACCTCGCCGCATATAGCATCACCGGTTACTCCGGCGGCGGCAAGAAGCTCATCGCCGAATACGAAGCCGAAGACGCCCTCAGCCACAAGGCCGGTGAATCGAAGGCCATCATGGCTCCCGCCCCATACGCGCTTGCGCTCGCCCACAAGCACCTCCCCGAAATGAAGAAGTACTGCGGACTCGAAAACGTCCCGTTCTTCAATCCGGTGCTTGGCCCCTACTACAAGGGTATGGCCGTGACGGTCGCCATCTTCCCGAACATGCTTTCGAAGGATTTCGGTCCGCAGGACTTGACCGAAATCCTCGCCAAGCATTACGAAGGTTCGAAGTTCGTGAAGGTCTTGCCGTACGAAGCCGCTCCGGTGCTCTTCAACGGTCGTTTGGACCCGACTGTTTGCAACGACACGAACAATGCCCGCATCCAGGTTTTCGGCAACGAAAACATCATGCAGGTCACGACGATCATCGACAACCTCGGCAAGGGTGCTAGCGGCGCCGCTATTCAGAACATGAATATCGCGCTCGGCCTCGACGAAACGATTGGTTTGGTTTAA
- a CDS encoding HU family DNA-binding protein, translated as MKATPSNITKKEIVDEIASQTGFTQVKTKVIVEELIDAISNCVIEGNNIELRGFGRFKNKQRKERRTRNPKTGELVNIPAKVRPVFEPSKDLIEKINNVPFDLEEAFVPKDDQERI; from the coding sequence ATGAAGGCGACTCCGTCCAACATAACTAAGAAGGAAATCGTTGATGAAATCGCTTCCCAGACTGGATTTACGCAAGTAAAAACCAAAGTCATCGTGGAAGAACTCATCGACGCGATTTCCAATTGCGTTATCGAGGGCAACAATATCGAGTTGCGTGGATTCGGTCGCTTCAAGAATAAACAGCGCAAGGAACGCCGCACCCGGAACCCCAAGACTGGCGAACTCGTGAACATCCCCGCCAAGGTGCGCCCGGTGTTCGAGCCCAGCAAGGACTTGATCGAAAAAATCAACAACGTTCCTTTCGACTTAGAAGAGGCTTTTGTCCCTAAAGATGATCAAGAAAGAATCTAG
- a CDS encoding N-acetylmuramoyl-L-alanine amidase, which yields MESVAREIKGSFHWYPVQKTFSIVSAKDTLKFAVGIPYMTRNGRTVDLSTAPELDNGHLWIAENDAKKISSKVAAVPVTKDEIAQAKAKETATAKPVAKPAEQKPAQPVVVKPKAPKQEIAGTREVRTIVIDPGHGGKDPGASGKKSQEKDIVLAVAKLLRKNLADEGFNVKLTRSKDVFIELRQRANLANQWDGDLFISLHCNAIDASEERKKIIQGYQFYVLRAPESEEDKAIARRENAVATLYGEKNAKDELSPLEWFKLEARLEQYKQTSYLFTEKLLNSFEGGKIKKMNTGVGGAGFMVLVGAMMPAVLIELGFISNEEDEAYMMTKAGQQDLADRIAQAVSKYKDAVHTYRETLGR from the coding sequence GTGGAGTCTGTCGCCCGCGAAATCAAGGGTTCGTTCCACTGGTATCCGGTGCAAAAGACATTCTCGATTGTTTCAGCAAAGGACACGCTCAAGTTCGCCGTCGGCATTCCGTACATGACGCGCAACGGTCGCACGGTCGATTTGTCGACAGCGCCGGAACTCGATAACGGGCATCTGTGGATTGCCGAGAACGACGCCAAAAAGATTTCCAGTAAGGTCGCGGCAGTCCCTGTAACGAAGGACGAGATTGCACAAGCCAAAGCAAAAGAAACAGCGACTGCCAAGCCGGTTGCAAAGCCCGCCGAACAGAAACCAGCACAGCCGGTTGTCGTAAAGCCGAAGGCTCCGAAGCAAGAAATCGCAGGTACGCGCGAAGTCCGCACCATCGTGATTGACCCCGGACATGGCGGCAAGGATCCAGGCGCATCGGGCAAGAAGTCCCAAGAAAAGGATATCGTTCTCGCCGTCGCAAAGCTCTTGCGCAAGAACCTCGCGGACGAAGGCTTCAACGTGAAGCTCACCCGCAGCAAGGACGTTTTCATTGAACTGCGCCAACGCGCAAACTTGGCAAACCAGTGGGATGGCGACCTGTTCATCAGCCTGCACTGCAATGCCATTGACGCAAGCGAAGAGCGCAAGAAGATTATCCAGGGCTACCAGTTCTACGTGCTGCGCGCCCCGGAAAGCGAAGAAGACAAGGCGATAGCTCGTCGTGAAAACGCGGTCGCCACGCTCTACGGCGAAAAGAATGCCAAGGACGAACTTTCACCGTTGGAATGGTTCAAGCTCGAAGCCCGCCTTGAGCAATATAAGCAGACGAGTTATCTGTTCACCGAAAAATTGCTAAACAGTTTTGAAGGCGGAAAAATCAAGAAGATGAATACAGGCGTCGGCGGTGCGGGATTCATGGTTCTCGTAGGCGCGATGATGCCTGCCGTGCTCATTGAACTAGGCTTTATCAGCAATGAAGAAGATGAAGCCTACATGATGACGAAGGCTGGCCAGCAGGACCTCGCCGACCGCATTGCACAAGCCGTCAGCAAGTACAAGGACGCCGTCCACACCTACCGCGAAACGCTCGGAAGATAG
- the smpB gene encoding SsrA-binding protein SmpB, whose protein sequence is MSLKMIKKESSTPVIQNRKASHLYFVDETFEVGIMLIGSEVKSIRNGKCTLGEAWIDIDENKDELWLVGAHIDEYLFANRFNHFPARRRKLLAHTHEIQKMRKAKELKGCTIIPLKMYFKNRIAKLEVGICRGKDQHDKRQDILVRDAKMEMARAAKAHR, encoded by the coding sequence TTGTCCCTAAAGATGATCAAGAAAGAATCTAGTACGCCCGTTATCCAGAACCGCAAGGCGAGCCACCTCTATTTTGTAGATGAAACTTTTGAAGTGGGAATCATGCTCATCGGTTCGGAAGTCAAGTCTATCCGTAACGGCAAGTGCACTCTGGGCGAAGCGTGGATCGATATCGACGAAAACAAGGATGAACTCTGGCTCGTCGGTGCGCATATCGATGAATACCTTTTCGCAAACCGTTTCAACCATTTCCCTGCTCGCAGGAGAAAGCTCCTCGCCCACACGCACGAAATCCAGAAGATGCGCAAGGCGAAAGAATTGAAGGGTTGCACAATCATCCCGCTGAAAATGTACTTTAAGAACCGTATTGCAAAACTCGAAGTAGGAATATGCCGAGGCAAGGATCAACACGACAAGCGACAGGACATTCTAGTCCGCGACGCCAAGATGGAAATGGCTCGCGCCGCAAAGGCACATCGCTAA
- a CDS encoding YchJ family protein, with amino-acid sequence MANDLCPCGSGKAYCDCCEPIIKKTALAPSPEALMRSRYTAYAKHEIAWLKDSLEATQRDDFDEPSVEAWSRQSEWLGIEIKQTKTEEEKNIGWVEFVARFKQGNITRNHHELGEFHKVGGAWYFYDGRAVKQETVRHEGPVVGRNDPCPCGSGKKYKKCCGANK; translated from the coding sequence ATGGCTAACGATTTATGCCCGTGCGGTTCTGGCAAGGCCTACTGCGACTGCTGCGAACCGATTATTAAGAAGACCGCCCTCGCCCCGTCCCCGGAAGCCCTTATGCGCTCCCGCTACACTGCTTATGCCAAGCACGAAATTGCATGGCTCAAGGATTCCCTCGAAGCCACCCAGCGTGACGACTTTGATGAACCGAGCGTAGAAGCCTGGAGCCGTCAGTCCGAATGGCTCGGCATCGAAATCAAGCAGACCAAGACCGAAGAAGAAAAGAACATCGGCTGGGTCGAATTTGTCGCCCGCTTCAAGCAGGGCAACATCACTCGCAACCACCACGAACTTGGCGAATTCCACAAGGTCGGCGGTGCTTGGTACTTCTATGACGGTCGTGCCGTGAAGCAGGAAACTGTCCGCCACGAAGGTCCGGTTGTCGGCCGTAACGACCCGTGCCCGTGCGGTTCTGGCAAGAAGTACAAGAAGTGCTGCGGCGCTAACAAGTAA
- the obgE gene encoding GTPase ObgE, with protein sequence MFLDEKNIEVRSGRGGDGICSFHREKFVPLGGPDGGDGGRGGHVILQVNEQYTTLLDMGNTHIYKAKSGQPGGAKRCSGASAEDLIISVPRGTIVKDEQGHILTDLTEPGQKWIAARGGKGGMGNQHFATPKVQAPRKCTPGEKGEVRQLFLELKLMADVGLVGFPNAGKSSLVNKISSGRPKVGDYPFTTLEPVLGIVQVNGHSFVVADIPGLLEGASEGKGLGHQFLKHIERTHTLLFVIDGFAENAYEQFKVLKEELKAFHPKLAEKNFVVALNKSDLGIENAIKEFKKHRQKVVITSAVTGEGCAELQQALDAAVPHMHKKSIGWSKKA encoded by the coding sequence ATGTTCTTAGACGAAAAAAATATTGAAGTTCGCTCCGGCAGAGGCGGTGACGGCATCTGCAGTTTCCATCGTGAAAAGTTTGTACCCCTCGGCGGTCCCGATGGCGGTGATGGCGGTCGTGGCGGCCACGTGATTTTGCAGGTGAACGAGCAGTACACCACGCTCCTCGACATGGGCAACACGCACATTTACAAAGCAAAGAGCGGTCAGCCCGGCGGCGCAAAGCGCTGCTCTGGCGCATCGGCCGAAGATTTGATCATTAGCGTTCCGCGTGGCACAATCGTCAAGGACGAACAGGGCCACATCCTCACGGACTTGACCGAACCGGGCCAGAAGTGGATTGCGGCTCGCGGCGGCAAGGGCGGCATGGGCAACCAGCATTTCGCAACTCCGAAGGTGCAGGCACCGCGCAAGTGCACTCCGGGTGAAAAGGGCGAAGTCCGCCAGCTGTTCCTCGAACTCAAGCTCATGGCAGACGTGGGTCTCGTGGGTTTCCCGAACGCAGGCAAGTCGAGCCTCGTGAACAAGATTTCTAGCGGTCGCCCGAAGGTTGGTGACTATCCGTTTACGACTCTTGAACCGGTGCTCGGCATCGTCCAGGTGAACGGTCACAGCTTTGTGGTTGCCGATATTCCGGGTCTCTTGGAAGGCGCAAGCGAAGGCAAGGGCCTTGGCCACCAGTTCCTCAAGCACATCGAACGTACGCACACGTTGCTCTTTGTGATTGACGGTTTTGCCGAAAACGCCTACGAACAGTTTAAGGTTCTCAAGGAAGAGCTCAAGGCATTCCACCCGAAGCTTGCCGAAAAGAACTTTGTCGTAGCGCTCAACAAGAGCGACCTCGGCATCGAAAACGCCATCAAGGAATTCAAGAAGCACCGCCAGAAAGTGGTCATCACATCGGCGGTCACTGGCGAAGGTTGTGCTGAATTGCAGCAGGCTTTGGACGCTGCAGTGCCCCATATGCACAAAAAAAGCATCGGTTGGAGCAAAAAAGCGTAA